One genomic region from Haloterrigena gelatinilytica encodes:
- a CDS encoding S8 family serine peptidase: MTQNGPRDGDAGGGYERRRILTGAGALAAGGLLGASGVASATPEREPGPKKDELVVGISASAPDVAREARAAVPGDADVVHANETIGYATVSFPSEAPAHAREQFIEAIERAEHVEYVERNATVQSFGEPDDTYYGYQSAPQQVNCETAWETTTGSADVLIATVDQGVQYDHPDLEGAVDDRLGENIAEHGSDPYPSAGDEQHGTHVAGIAVAETDNGRGTAGISDCSLLAVRALDANGQGSLSDIADGIQWAADAGADVINLSLGAADDYRTLAAACEYALEQGALIVGAAGNAGADGVAYPAAYEDVIGVSALEDESVADFSNTGPEIDLAAPGTGLVSTVPWGDYGRMTGTSMAAPVVAGVAGLALSAHPDLSPLALREHLLATATDLGLEATAQGAGRVDAAAAVEADPNAAENADGTDENDAGQCGDETVRARADGSLSGGWWGESDRYVYAPRTADPCSATITLEGPAGADFDLYVNVDGESPTRWNHDESSAGDGASEAIDLELSGDEELRIQVHANAGSGSYTMRIEELGR, encoded by the coding sequence ATGACACAAAACGGTCCCCGAGACGGAGACGCGGGCGGCGGCTACGAGAGACGACGGATTCTGACCGGTGCCGGCGCGCTCGCCGCGGGCGGGTTGCTCGGCGCGAGCGGGGTGGCCAGCGCGACCCCGGAGCGCGAACCGGGCCCGAAGAAAGACGAACTCGTCGTCGGTATCTCGGCGTCGGCGCCGGACGTCGCCCGCGAGGCGCGCGCGGCCGTCCCCGGCGACGCGGACGTCGTCCACGCCAACGAGACGATCGGGTACGCGACCGTCAGCTTCCCCTCCGAAGCGCCGGCCCACGCCCGCGAGCAGTTCATCGAGGCGATCGAGCGGGCCGAGCACGTCGAGTACGTCGAACGGAACGCGACCGTCCAGTCGTTCGGCGAACCCGACGACACCTACTACGGCTACCAGAGCGCTCCCCAGCAGGTCAACTGCGAGACGGCGTGGGAGACCACGACCGGGAGCGCGGACGTCCTCATCGCCACCGTCGACCAGGGCGTCCAGTACGACCACCCCGACCTCGAGGGCGCCGTCGACGACCGGCTGGGCGAGAATATCGCCGAGCACGGGAGCGATCCGTACCCGTCGGCCGGCGACGAACAGCACGGGACCCACGTCGCCGGTATCGCCGTCGCCGAGACGGACAACGGCCGGGGAACGGCGGGGATCAGCGACTGTTCGCTGCTGGCCGTGCGCGCCCTCGACGCGAACGGGCAAGGGTCGCTCTCGGACATCGCCGACGGGATCCAGTGGGCCGCCGACGCCGGCGCCGACGTGATCAACCTCTCGCTGGGCGCCGCCGACGACTACCGGACGCTGGCCGCGGCCTGCGAGTACGCCCTCGAGCAGGGGGCCTTGATCGTCGGCGCCGCGGGCAACGCGGGCGCCGACGGCGTCGCCTACCCAGCCGCCTACGAGGACGTCATCGGCGTCTCGGCCCTCGAGGACGAGTCGGTGGCCGACTTCTCCAACACGGGACCGGAGATCGACCTCGCCGCGCCGGGGACCGGCCTCGTCTCGACGGTCCCGTGGGGCGACTACGGTCGGATGACCGGAACGTCGATGGCGGCGCCGGTCGTCGCCGGCGTCGCGGGCCTCGCGCTCTCGGCCCACCCCGACCTCTCGCCGCTGGCGCTCCGCGAGCACCTCCTGGCGACGGCGACCGACCTCGGTCTCGAGGCGACCGCGCAGGGCGCCGGCCGGGTCGACGCGGCTGCAGCCGTCGAGGCGGACCCGAACGCGGCCGAGAACGCCGACGGAACCGACGAGAACGACGCCGGTCAGTGCGGCGACGAGACCGTCCGCGCGAGGGCCGACGGCTCCCTTTCCGGCGGCTGGTGGGGCGAGAGCGATCGGTACGTGTACGCGCCCCGGACCGCCGATCCGTGTTCGGCGACGATCACGCTCGAGGGGCCCGCCGGCGCCGATTTCGACCTCTACGTGAACGTCGACGGCGAGTCGCCGACGCGGTGGAACCACGACGAGTCGTCCGCGGGCGACGGCGCCAGCGAGGCGATCGACCTCGAACTCTCGGGCGACGAGGAGCTGCGCATCCAGGTCCACGCGAACGCCGGCAGCGGGTCGTACACGATGCGGATCGAAGAGCTGGGTCGGTAA
- a CDS encoding S8 family serine peptidase: MKRIGPRDDDESGIACDRRTFLVGGGALALGGLVGSSGLGAPSDRVPWPETEEFVVGFSPAVSDVAAAAHAAVPDAVDVRHSNETIGYATVSLPSVSERVRDGALEAIAATDVVEYVEPNASLHASVVPNDSEYGRQSAPQQVGCEAAWETTFGSEDVSVAVVDQGVQSDHPDLEDATGEAGANFVGSGDDPSPADADERHGTHVAGIAVGATDNGVGTAGISDCSLLTARALGGNGDGSLSNIVDGIQWAADAGADVINVSFGAPRHYETLSSVCEYALEQGALLVGAAGNEGSETVDFPAAYEDVVAVAALDGDEIASYSNAGPAIDVAAPGTDLLSTVPWDDYARISGTSMAAPVVAGVAGLALSAHPDLSPLELREHLLATATDLGLEATAQGAGRIDAAAAVETAPSGNGANGDATGE, encoded by the coding sequence ATGAAACGGATTGGTCCCCGTGACGACGACGAGAGCGGTATCGCCTGCGATCGACGAACGTTCCTGGTCGGCGGCGGAGCGCTCGCGCTGGGCGGGCTGGTGGGCTCGAGCGGCCTCGGCGCGCCGTCGGACCGCGTCCCGTGGCCGGAGACCGAGGAGTTCGTCGTCGGCTTCTCGCCGGCGGTTTCGGACGTCGCGGCGGCGGCGCACGCCGCGGTTCCCGACGCCGTCGACGTCCGTCACTCGAACGAGACGATCGGGTACGCGACCGTGTCGCTTCCGTCGGTGTCGGAGCGAGTCCGAGACGGGGCCCTCGAGGCGATCGCGGCGACGGACGTCGTCGAGTACGTCGAACCGAACGCGTCCCTCCACGCGTCGGTCGTTCCGAACGACAGCGAGTACGGCCGACAGAGCGCGCCCCAGCAGGTCGGTTGCGAGGCCGCCTGGGAGACGACTTTCGGGAGCGAGGACGTGTCCGTCGCCGTCGTCGATCAGGGCGTCCAGTCCGACCACCCCGACCTCGAGGACGCGACGGGCGAGGCGGGCGCGAACTTCGTCGGGAGCGGCGACGATCCCTCCCCGGCCGATGCCGACGAGCGCCACGGCACCCACGTCGCCGGCATCGCCGTCGGCGCGACGGACAACGGCGTCGGGACGGCCGGGATCAGCGACTGTTCGCTGCTGACCGCCCGCGCGCTCGGCGGGAACGGCGACGGCTCGCTTTCGAACATCGTCGACGGGATCCAGTGGGCCGCCGACGCCGGCGCCGACGTCATCAACGTCTCGTTCGGCGCGCCCCGACACTACGAGACGCTGTCCTCGGTCTGCGAGTACGCCCTCGAGCAGGGGGCCCTGCTCGTCGGCGCCGCCGGCAACGAGGGGAGCGAGACCGTCGACTTTCCCGCGGCCTACGAGGACGTCGTCGCCGTCGCGGCCCTCGACGGCGACGAGATCGCGTCGTACTCCAACGCCGGTCCGGCGATCGACGTCGCCGCGCCGGGGACCGACCTCCTCTCGACGGTCCCGTGGGACGACTACGCGCGGATCTCGGGCACGTCGATGGCGGCGCCGGTCGTCGCCGGCGTCGCGGGCCTCGCGCTGTCGGCCCATCCCGACCTCTCGCCGCTGGAACTCCGCGAGCACCTCCTGGCGACGGCGACCGATCTCGGCCTCGAGGCGACCGCACAGGGCGCCGGCCGGATCGACGCGGCCGCGGCCGTCGAGACGGCGCCGTCAGGAAACGGCGCCAACGGGGACGCGACGGGCGAGTAA
- a CDS encoding NYN domain-containing protein yields the protein MFDRVRARLARRAGTLPETEPTVGLLVDGPNVFRDEFDVDLNDLRDAARELGRVGVIRLYLDEHATPGLIQAAEARGFEVIVTSGDVDVKLAVDATALCGDGTIDRLAIGSRDTDFKPVLEYAGTVGVETVAIAPGTYGRSDALRNAADEAITLGD from the coding sequence ATGTTCGACCGCGTTCGCGCCCGTCTCGCTCGCCGCGCAGGCACGCTACCCGAAACCGAGCCGACGGTGGGGCTGCTGGTCGACGGGCCGAACGTCTTCCGCGACGAGTTCGACGTCGACCTGAACGACCTCCGGGACGCCGCGCGGGAACTCGGTCGCGTCGGCGTCATCCGGTTGTACCTCGACGAACACGCGACGCCGGGGCTCATCCAGGCCGCCGAGGCTCGCGGCTTCGAGGTGATCGTCACCAGCGGCGACGTCGACGTGAAACTCGCCGTCGACGCGACCGCCCTCTGCGGCGACGGCACGATCGATCGGCTGGCGATCGGCTCCCGCGACACCGACTTCAAGCCCGTCCTCGAGTACGCGGGCACCGTCGGCGTCGAGACGGTCGCCATCGCGCCGGGCACGTACGGCCGCTCGGACGCCCTGCGGAACGCGGCCGACGAGGCGATCACGCTCGGCGACTGA
- a CDS encoding MEDS domain-containing protein: MCSFGHDEQTAVDVRSGESSGPLGLESGLDALRSSPEFRGPVESLGEHEPNEHLAVIYEDRDEQLAAVVPFVRQGLERGERCMYVVNENTEAEMTAAMEDGGIDVDAATESGALTFHTIGDTYLRTGRFDPDDMLECYRNAIEAARDDYAGLRISAETTWIVDEGTSLERFMEYESRVNDLFDGEDCIALCQYDRNVIPAEILCDVVRTHPHLVYDGAVCHNFYYIPPEEFFGPDRPDREVDRMLGTLYERTTAKVERDETIEALEESNEQLQRFAYIASHDLQEPLRMVSSYLQLLERNYRDDLDADAREYIDFAVGGADRMREMIDGLLEFSRIETGETSLEPVDCEAVVETVVTDHQVQIEESEATVEIGTLPTVRGDRTQLEQLFSNLIGNAIKYRGDSSPRIEIDATKCGPEWRLAVADDGIGIDPDYHDQIFDVFNRLHAIGEFPGTGIGLALCRRIVTNHGGEIGVDSEPGEGTTFTVTLPAAAPDA, encoded by the coding sequence ATGTGTTCCTTCGGCCACGACGAGCAGACCGCGGTTGACGTCCGGAGCGGCGAGTCCAGCGGCCCGCTCGGACTGGAGAGCGGACTCGACGCCCTGCGCTCGAGTCCGGAGTTTCGCGGTCCCGTCGAGTCCCTCGGCGAGCACGAGCCGAACGAACACCTCGCGGTGATCTACGAGGACCGGGACGAGCAGCTCGCGGCCGTCGTCCCGTTCGTGCGCCAGGGCCTCGAGCGGGGCGAACGCTGCATGTACGTGGTCAACGAGAACACGGAGGCCGAGATGACGGCGGCGATGGAAGACGGCGGCATCGACGTCGACGCGGCGACGGAATCCGGCGCGCTCACGTTTCACACGATCGGGGACACCTACCTTCGGACCGGACGGTTCGATCCCGACGACATGCTCGAGTGCTACCGGAACGCCATCGAGGCGGCTCGCGACGACTACGCGGGGCTGCGCATCAGCGCCGAGACGACCTGGATCGTAGACGAGGGAACGAGCCTCGAGCGGTTCATGGAGTACGAGAGCCGGGTCAACGACCTCTTCGACGGCGAGGACTGCATCGCGCTCTGCCAGTACGACCGAAACGTGATCCCGGCTGAGATCCTCTGCGACGTCGTCCGCACTCACCCCCACCTCGTCTACGACGGCGCCGTCTGCCACAACTTCTACTACATCCCGCCCGAGGAGTTCTTCGGCCCCGACCGACCGGACCGCGAGGTCGATCGCATGCTGGGCACGCTCTACGAGCGAACGACGGCGAAGGTCGAGCGCGACGAGACGATCGAGGCCCTGGAGGAGTCGAACGAACAGCTCCAGCGGTTCGCCTACATCGCCTCCCACGACCTCCAGGAACCGCTGCGGATGGTCTCGAGCTACCTCCAGTTGCTCGAGCGAAACTACCGCGACGACCTCGACGCGGACGCGCGCGAGTACATCGACTTCGCCGTCGGCGGCGCCGATCGCATGCGCGAGATGATCGACGGGCTGCTCGAGTTCTCCCGGATCGAGACGGGCGAGACGTCCCTCGAGCCGGTCGACTGCGAGGCCGTCGTCGAGACCGTCGTCACGGACCACCAGGTACAGATCGAGGAGAGCGAGGCGACGGTCGAGATCGGCACGCTCCCGACGGTCAGGGGCGACCGAACCCAACTCGAGCAGCTCTTTTCGAATCTGATCGGAAACGCGATCAAGTACCGCGGCGACTCGTCGCCGCGCATCGAGATCGACGCGACGAAGTGCGGCCCCGAGTGGCGACTCGCCGTGGCGGACGACGGGATCGGGATCGATCCCGACTACCACGACCAGATCTTCGACGTCTTCAACCGCCTCCACGCGATCGGGGAGTTTCCCGGCACGGGGATCGGCCTCGCGCTCTGCCGGCGGATCGTCACCAACCACGGCGGGGAGATCGGCGTCGACTCCGAGCCGGGCGAGGGGACGACGTTCACCGTGACGCTCCCGGCGGCAGCGCCCGACGCGTAG
- a CDS encoding TatD family hydrolase — MLDDETPVLDNHLHLDPDNHRGIDAVRDFARLGGTHLLVVNKPSWHLGVEAETGEDFRAVFERTIEIVDEASSELDGRAWPVLGVHPGLITRLVDDRGFSPDDARDLMQAGIDVAAEYVESGEALALKSGRPHYEVDDDVWAASNAVMRRAFERGAELDCAVQLHAEASEDMTEVTDWAEAVGLPAHKVVKHYASGRLEGPVPSVMSEKDRLETAAERGEPFLMETDYIDDPDRPGAVLGPKTVPRRVRWLLENDHEDAVRIAHVETPERVYGIDTEGTLERA; from the coding sequence ATGCTCGACGACGAGACGCCGGTCCTCGACAACCACCTCCACCTCGATCCGGACAACCACCGCGGTATCGACGCCGTCCGCGACTTCGCTCGCCTCGGCGGCACCCACCTGCTGGTCGTGAACAAACCCTCCTGGCACCTCGGCGTCGAGGCCGAGACCGGCGAGGACTTCCGCGCGGTCTTCGAGCGGACGATCGAAATCGTCGACGAGGCCTCGAGCGAACTCGACGGACGGGCCTGGCCCGTTCTGGGGGTCCATCCCGGACTGATCACGCGGCTCGTCGACGACCGCGGCTTCAGTCCCGACGACGCGCGGGACCTGATGCAAGCGGGGATCGATGTCGCCGCGGAGTACGTCGAGTCCGGCGAGGCGCTGGCGCTGAAGTCGGGTCGGCCCCACTACGAGGTCGACGACGACGTGTGGGCGGCCTCGAACGCGGTCATGCGCCGGGCCTTCGAGCGCGGCGCCGAACTGGACTGCGCCGTCCAGTTGCACGCCGAGGCCAGCGAGGACATGACCGAGGTGACCGACTGGGCCGAAGCAGTCGGCCTCCCCGCGCACAAGGTAGTCAAACACTACGCGAGCGGTCGCCTCGAGGGGCCGGTCCCGAGCGTGATGAGCGAGAAGGATCGCCTCGAGACCGCCGCCGAGCGCGGCGAGCCGTTCCTGATGGAGACCGACTACATCGACGATCCGGACCGCCCCGGCGCCGTCCTCGGTCCGAAGACGGTGCCCCGGCGCGTCCGCTGGCTGCTCGAGAACGACCACGAGGACGCGGTCCGGATCGCCCACGTCGAGACGCCGGAACGCGTGTACGGAATCGACACGGAAGGGACGCTCGAGCGGGCCTAA
- a CDS encoding DUF2150 family protein: MSNPPTEFYSEERWQNWIGRIKDEDIDPEDEDSARLLLNLQDDTAIAIAKIVAAYDDGELGEEEALEEINDVREIVLGEVDIEDEEKLILVDGVQTSLVCVFFAAEEYIAGGPAEEGSVGDYLGAAADAEAEEDLDAALGYAAQAGTLIIDGEELDMSVAEDLEYGLVTEWINGLDSLQSAMSDPEVVEEDEE; this comes from the coding sequence ATGAGCAATCCCCCGACCGAGTTCTACTCGGAGGAACGCTGGCAGAACTGGATCGGCCGCATCAAGGACGAAGACATCGATCCGGAGGACGAAGACTCGGCCCGGCTCCTGTTGAACCTGCAGGACGACACGGCGATCGCGATCGCCAAGATCGTCGCCGCCTACGACGACGGGGAACTCGGCGAGGAGGAAGCGCTCGAAGAGATCAACGACGTCCGGGAGATCGTTCTCGGCGAGGTCGACATCGAGGACGAGGAGAAACTGATCCTCGTCGACGGCGTCCAGACGAGCCTCGTCTGCGTCTTCTTCGCCGCCGAGGAGTACATCGCGGGTGGCCCCGCCGAAGAGGGCAGCGTCGGCGACTACCTCGGCGCCGCGGCCGACGCCGAGGCCGAGGAGGATCTCGACGCCGCGCTCGGCTACGCCGCACAAGCGGGCACGCTCATCATCGACGGCGAGGAACTCGACATGTCCGTCGCCGAGGACCTCGAGTACGGTCTCGTCACGGAGTGGATCAACGGGCTCGACAGCCTCCAGAGCGCGATGAGCGATCCCGAAGTCGTCGAGGAAGACGAGGAGTAA
- a CDS encoding phosphoadenosine phosphosulfate reductase family protein → MSENFPDYVDVDYEDGDGEDPEDYPQIQDKIEKAIEVTREGLEEYENPAVMWTGGKDSTLTLYFIKEVADRFDLEVPPAVFIDHYQHFDEIHDFVDHWADEWDLEVIYARNEDVGEYVDEHGLEPGDDIEIDELSEHNQHHVENILEYEEDEFPFLLDTYVGNHLLKTVALNDALEEHDIDGVISGVRWDEQEARADETFFSPRHDPDIYPPHDRIQPILQFDEAAVWDAFWNFVVPDTVENFPEEGYVPEADDDLPEGVEQEDIPISPKYFAGFRSLGSEVSTEKSDEDPAWLQDLEGTTERAGRAQDKEDLMERLRDLGYM, encoded by the coding sequence ATGAGCGAGAACTTCCCCGACTACGTCGACGTCGACTACGAGGACGGCGACGGCGAGGATCCCGAAGACTATCCCCAGATTCAGGACAAGATCGAGAAGGCCATCGAGGTCACTCGCGAGGGTCTCGAGGAGTACGAGAACCCGGCCGTGATGTGGACCGGCGGCAAGGACTCCACGCTCACGCTGTACTTCATCAAGGAGGTCGCCGACCGCTTCGACCTCGAGGTACCGCCGGCGGTGTTCATCGACCACTACCAGCACTTCGACGAGATCCACGACTTCGTCGACCACTGGGCCGACGAGTGGGACCTCGAAGTCATCTACGCGCGCAACGAGGACGTCGGCGAGTACGTCGACGAGCACGGCCTCGAGCCGGGCGACGACATCGAGATCGACGAACTCTCCGAGCACAACCAGCACCACGTCGAGAACATCCTCGAGTACGAGGAAGACGAGTTCCCGTTCCTGCTCGACACCTACGTCGGCAACCACCTGCTGAAGACGGTCGCGCTCAACGACGCGCTCGAGGAGCACGACATCGACGGCGTCATCTCCGGCGTCCGCTGGGACGAACAGGAGGCCCGCGCCGACGAGACGTTCTTCTCGCCGCGCCACGATCCGGACATCTACCCGCCCCACGACCGCATCCAGCCCATCCTGCAGTTCGACGAGGCCGCCGTCTGGGACGCCTTCTGGAACTTCGTGGTGCCGGACACGGTCGAGAACTTCCCCGAGGAGGGCTACGTCCCCGAGGCCGACGACGACCTCCCCGAGGGCGTCGAACAGGAAGACATCCCGATCTCGCCGAAGTACTTCGCCGGCTTCCGCTCGCTGGGCAGCGAGGTCAGCACCGAGAAGAGCGACGAGGACCCCGCCTGGCTGCAGGACCTCGAGGGAACCACCGAGCGCGCGGGCCGCGCCCAGGACAAGGAGGACCTGATGGAGCGCCTGCGCGACCTCGGCTACATGTAG
- a CDS encoding DUF7333 family protein: MEFDLPKTAAAFIVVIALGVGGMIGADMMETSTVLMMVAPSMIAFGLLMLGIGVKHGEYRATGR, encoded by the coding sequence ATGGAGTTCGACCTTCCCAAGACAGCGGCCGCGTTCATCGTCGTGATCGCGCTCGGCGTCGGTGGCATGATCGGCGCGGATATGATGGAAACGAGCACCGTGTTAATGATGGTCGCGCCGTCGATGATCGCGTTCGGACTGCTGATGCTCGGTATCGGAGTCAAACACGGCGAGTATCGCGCGACGGGCCGATAA
- a CDS encoding aldo/keto reductase: MGTEDAETVAPGTCPTANGMPMLGFGTWQHDDPDRCVESVRTALEAGYRHIDTAQAYDNEAAVGEGIAAADVDREDVFLATKVWRDNLAHDDVLETARESIDRLGVDYLDLLYIHWPTGEYDPEGTLSALSELYDEGLIENVGISNFLPEQVREAVDVCDAPILANQVELHPLLPQPDLREACENAGVEVVAYSPIARGEIFDQPEVQDVAEKHGVSEAQVSLAWLREKGVTAIPKATGEEHIRDNWESLTLELDREDIDKIDSIDETQRQVDPSFAPWN; this comes from the coding sequence ATGGGAACGGAAGACGCCGAAACTGTTGCGCCCGGAACGTGTCCGACCGCGAACGGCATGCCGATGCTCGGGTTCGGCACCTGGCAACACGACGATCCGGATCGGTGCGTCGAGAGCGTCCGGACGGCCCTCGAGGCGGGCTACCGCCACATCGACACCGCCCAGGCCTACGACAACGAGGCGGCCGTCGGCGAGGGGATCGCGGCGGCCGACGTCGACCGCGAGGACGTCTTCCTCGCGACCAAGGTCTGGCGCGACAACCTCGCGCACGACGACGTCCTCGAGACGGCCCGCGAGAGCATCGACCGGCTCGGCGTCGACTACCTCGACCTGCTGTACATCCACTGGCCGACCGGCGAGTACGACCCCGAGGGGACGCTGTCGGCGCTCTCGGAGCTGTACGACGAGGGGCTGATCGAGAACGTCGGCATCAGCAACTTCCTCCCCGAGCAGGTCCGGGAGGCCGTCGACGTCTGCGACGCGCCGATCCTGGCCAACCAGGTCGAACTCCACCCGCTGCTCCCCCAACCTGACCTCCGGGAGGCCTGCGAGAACGCCGGCGTCGAGGTCGTCGCCTACTCGCCGATCGCCCGCGGCGAGATCTTCGACCAGCCCGAGGTTCAGGACGTCGCGGAGAAACACGGCGTCAGCGAGGCCCAGGTCAGTCTCGCTTGGCTGCGCGAGAAGGGCGTCACCGCGATTCCGAAGGCGACCGGCGAGGAGCACATCCGCGACAACTGGGAGTCCCTGACCCTCGAGCTGGATCGAGAGGACATCGACAAAATCGATAGCATCGACGAGACGCAGCGGCAGGTCGACCCCAGCTTCGCGCCCTGGAACTGA